From the Huiozyma naganishii CBS 8797 chromosome 13, complete genome genome, the window CGACAATTTCGTCCCAGTTATAGATGGGTTCATGGAACAGTTGGGGATTAAACTGTTGAACAATTTGACAGTCAGCGCTAAAGATCCGCTGAGGGAGGGATCTTTCATTGACAGGCTGACTGAATTGCAGAGCGGAATACTGGAAGAGTACTCGATAACCTTGAGCGACTTCCAAAGTTGCAACCTACTAAGATCGACAGAGGAGGGCAATGAGAGATTTAAAGAGTTCGTAGAGCTAACCGTCCAGGATATAAAACAACAGGAGATCAAGTACATACTGAAGAAGATTAAGAAGAACCTCAGCTTCCAAATCAAGGACGATACGATTGCTCTGTTGTCCAATCCAACTGAAAGCGTTTGGGATCATGTCATGCAAAAATTCAACGCCAACATAGACGTCAACCTCGTGAAATATCGCAAGGACGCCAGTGAGGATTCCGTCGGTTACGACTTTCAAGTCGGGTTGACAAGCGAAGAAAACGACATTACTTACCAGCAGATTCGCTTCTTTGCTTGGTCGATTCTATCAAACGTTGTTCACGATTATCTAAAGCCAGACACTATAGTATCGATTTTGAGAGACAGGTTTGAAAACAAATTCAGAtacgacgacaacgactCTCCTATCATGTGGAAAAATGAGGCGCAAATTGACGAGTCCTTTAGAATTGCCAAGGAGCATGCACTGGAAGTATTCAACGTGCTTTGCATCGCAAAGGACTCAAACAACGTGGAAATCGTCCCTGATGTCGACTTGGCGGAAGGTGAAGATAAATATGACGTCGATTCAGGTGTGTACCATATGGAACGGTTTGCCCACTTACTTAATGAATCcgaaaaggagaaagttttgaaacaaTTTAGAAGGCAGATCAACGTTTCGGTGATCGATTCCAAGAGATCCATCATCACGGCGACAACACACATACCTATATGGATTTACGGATTAATTGTTGTCCTTGGATGGAACGAATTCATGTACGTGCTGAGAAATCCATTGTACGTCAGTTTGTTGCTGATGGGGTTTGTCgggtttttctttctaAACAAGTTCGGGTTGTGGACCCCAGTTCTGAATGTCGTTCAAACTGCAGTCGGTGAGAGTAGAGCAACTATCAAAAGcaaattgaaggaattTGTTATGGAAGACGACGATATTAAAAAGCCAGTAATCCAAGAACCAATAACTCCTGAAGACTCTATGGATGAAAAATCTGAAAAGGCTATGGATAGTGAATGAGGTGCACTCTTATATATGACGTTATTTAGTGTTTGTCAAATTCTTGACAGTTTGAAGTTACGTGGACCGCTCTCTGTAGTAAGTTTAAGTCATATGAACTGATCCCATTCGTGAAAGAGccgttgaagttgttcgTGCTCGAACTCTTCACTACACAAGAAAATATACTCCAAAGCCTCTTTCCAGAAAGAAATCAAATTGTCCAGATCTTGCAAAGTTTCAGGTGGTCGTAATAAGACATCGGGCAAGCCCTTCCATTGATCCATGTGATTTAGTGAACTGTTGTTCAAATACCCAGAAAATACGGAAATCCAATACTCACAAATGCAAGTGACGCAATCGTGCAAGCTTGACAGGTTATTGGGGTCAAACCCGATTAAAGCTAAATCATTGCCATAGCTCTCTATCATACATTTATTgacagcagcaacagctAGCTTTTCGATTTGCTCGAAAATCCCAGCCCCTTCTTCGTGAACGTTATCAAGAAGATTTTCTTTAGTCCTCTCAAGGACTTGATCTCCCTTTGATCCGCCAATATTATCAATATTTGTACCACTACCATCACCGAATTTTAGCATATTCTCCTGATACGCCCTTTGAGCAATTAGTTCGCTGGTCATTCCTTTCCGGTATGATACCGTCAGCACCTCCTCTGTGAGTGCTTTCAAGCAGAGGTTCTTGTCGTTTGACAATAGGATGGTGAAGCATCCTAttatttctttgaaatataAGCAACAATCCAGAATGGAATCGTCCTTGGTAGCCGCCGGATTGATTCTTTGCTTCAGCTTTTGTCCAATTATGCCCGAATGTAAATTAGCCAGGTTTTTATAAATCCAGTCATTGCCGGCTCTTGCAAGTTTTGAAATCTCCGCGTTGTTACTCGTCTTCAAGCCATCTAGTTCTTTGATCACAGTCCTTGGAATGACTATAATATGATGGTATTGTTCACTCAATTGTTTTAGGCCCTCCAAAGTTTGTAAATGCGATATGATAAAATTACTGTCCAATATAAAGGCAGTTTGTAGTCTTTTCGGATCCATCGATATATTATCGGTTTCATTCAGTCTCAACCTACTATATTTGTTCTCGATGGGGTGCGTTCGTTGGTCAGATAAGtaatttgaaacagattcAATTTCCATTTCATCATCCATATCCTTCCTATGAACATCTTCTTGCCCctcttcattttttccaaaaaggTTTGGCTGCTTTGACCCGGACCCCACTTCTATGTGTTCAGATGAGTTATTCTGTACATTGTATAAAGTATCTCGTTTGGCCGTATCTGAGTCATTCCTCTGTTCGTCCTGTATCTTTCTCCTTCTAGCCCTTGTCTTGTTATGTTGCTTCATGTTTGGCTCACTCCCGTCCTCCCCGTCATGCATTATTATTCTGTCCAGGTCTGCCAGACTGTACTTATGATCGCTTTTGGTTATTTGCTTCAAAGCATGTAATTGTGTCGCACTTGGCTCCATGGAAGCCTGCCTGTTCGAACGGGCATTGGACCTCCCGCTATGGATCGATTGAAGTACCATGGCCCCCTGTGGTGCTCTCCGGAGCACCCCATCAAGCTGTCAAACTTCAAAGGTGGGTCTCTATCTCtatttatattttataTCTTATACGTATCAGAAAACGGGCATTACGTATCATGTGACAAGCACCAGCAAATGTCACTGAGGAACAGCGACTGTTCCGCGATTCGCCTCAAGGGGACAACCAAAAGGCAGCATTGTATCACATCTAAGACATCTGTCTCATCCCACTGTACTTCTGTCTTCTGCAATCCCGATAGCAACATATTTGACATACTGATTAGAGCATTTTGGGTAACTGGAGGGAAATTGCGTTTGGGAATGACAGCATTGCTAACACTAAACGAACCCTTGTATCGAGTCTCCCTGAGTAAAGCACAgttctttttcaaatatgGCCATAGATCGAGAAATCGTTTGGCGATAAAGTCCCCTGAGTAATCGATTATCTCTTTTAACGTTTCACAGGCAGCGTTTACGATCGAATGGTCGGTATCGCTGGTGCAACGTACTACAGAATCCCACACTTGCGCAACTTGAGGAAGTAAGAGATCGTATTGAGTAGATAGCATTGACGTAACCATTTTCATAACCTTCAGAATTTGTATCTTTAATGGTTTTGACGGGTGTGTTAGCAGCCTCTCTCCGTACTGGTTGAATTGGATCAAGGTTCTGTACGACTCTCGCGGTATCGGGGATATCCATTCAACTTTTGGAGGGCCATTTTTCAgctgttcctcctcgtcatccgCTTCATCGTCACTATCTTTATCCTCCTGCTTTATTTTCAGTTTGGCATCGAAATACTCTTGAAAATTGGCTGGTTCGTTCTCCCCCAAGGGAAGGTCCTCATCAATCACAGTTGGCGGGGTTTTCACGGAGTTTATTAACCGTTCCATTTGATCCTCAGTTGTCAAACCCCAAGGTTTAAATGTACTATGATTTGAGTGAGGGTCACCAAGTCTGTAAACTGCATCAGTGTTTGGAAGATACAATCTTTTCATCTCTACAGTGACAACCtcaaaaaactgaaatATCTGTTGGCAAAGGTCGTCATATCCGTGGTAGTAATCCAGGAGCTTGAAAATTGTTTCAAGTACATCTTTAAAGGAAAGGACTGTTTCATAGCCTGCCATTTGGCACACGAGCATTAGCACAGTAGTTACCTGACCAGTCATGCCTAAATTCAACCTCTGAGAGATAGATTCAATCATATAATCTACGTTTTGTAATatcaactctttgattGAGCCTTGATATAATACGTTCGATAATGTGACAACGCAATTCGTGGCAAACTGACGTACAGCCGGGGACGAAGAAATGATATCCTCCACGATTGGATAAAGAAAGTCAATTAACTCTGTTTGAAATTCCGCTTGAAGATTTTGGGCCATTATGTTTAGTGAGTATAATATGCAACATCGCGAAAAATCTGTCAACTCATTTTCTAGGGTGGAAAGGCCGCTAATGTATTCTAGAATGGTGTAACtggcttcttcttttgttaTTACGCTAGTATCCGTGACTAGAATTTCGTCTATAGGAGATGTGTCATCGGTGACTGTAGTTTTATGTAACAGCGTAGCCGAAACAAACAGAGATATGCTCTGTCTTATTCTATTATTGTCATTTCCCTCATGGTTAAGTAAATAGTCAATTGTCTCAGCTAATTCACTATCAGACTGAAATGTTTGACCAATTTCCGATATAAACTGGACCAAGATGTATTCTAGTTTTTTGTCTATAACATTGGAAGGAAGTAGTTGCATTTCACTGGGCTCAAGGATAAGACCATGCAATATCACTTTACTGGACTGGACTAATATTTTTTCGTTTGGCTTCTTAATCCGAGAACAAAATAACGAGTCAAGTCCATTTACCACAGCTTCTAGTGCTTCTTTGACAAGCACATTGTTATTTGGATGATTTGATAGACCTGTTTTGATGGCATATTGCAATGAGTTGAACGTTTGTTCAACATGGAATTGTAAGGAATGTGGAATTTGCATGACTAGCTTATTTCTTGCGATATCATATACTGTATCGCTGTAAGTGTACAATTCGACCGACGGACTCTCCCCCAAATTTAGTAATGTTTCGATAAGCAATGGTATGCAATTATTTAATGATTTAGCACAGCTGGATAAAGTCTGTGATATCATGCGTACAAGGGTTTCATTGATCTTTGAGTTATTTCTCTTTATCAGCACGGGTATGCAGTTTTGTAACGCCAGTAATATCTGGCCTCTCGTTGCTTTGAGCCATTTGGAGTCTCTGTGTCTAAATGGTTTTCTAACAgttatttcttgtttcccCAATTCAGCTACATCTTCTAAGCCAGGAACTGTTGTCTGCAATTCTAAATCATCGTATACGTTCATCAAAAGATAGCCGTATAGTTGAATCACCTTGCAAATCACTCTATAATTGACATTGACACCTGGAATACAAAGTACTTTGGTCAGAACAGAGATATTGCCTGGAAGAACATATGAGAGCACTTCATGAGAAAGTAATCGTCTATAGAGTTCGGAGAGAATTCCGCAAATTTTTAGCTGTAAGGAATGATCTTCTGGAGTTTCAAGCAATATCGTCAGTATGAATTGGATGACGTCCGTAAGGTGCGAAAGGAGTCGGAAATCATTGTCTGTGAAAAACGTGGTAGCGTAAGACTGGTTGCCAAGGGcagtaaaaaaaatactgaGAGCATCAATTGTTACGATTTTTGACTGTGAATTCGGCGGTTGGTCAAGATTTTTGATCAGGTAATTGAGTATGGGGAACAACTGTGTAGCCAACTTATCACTGAAGAGTGCTTCATGTTGCCAGTAAATTCGGAACAGCTGTGTGAGGGTCCTTAATACTTCCTTTGTTTGTGGGCGGCCCAATTGGCTTTGGTTTAATATATGAGATATGGGGATGAATACGTATTCCACTAGTTTCCCATTATCACTCCCCTGTGCATCAATATTTTCTAGTGTGGAGTTCAACTCCCTCATATGTTTCAATAATTCTTTCGACTCACCATCAAAGGCATCCTGTGGCAAAAACGCATATTTTGATACGGCGACGCAAATCGGTTTTAGTTCCTGAAACTGCTCCGACATTAGTCGTTATATTCTCGATAAATCACTTTGCAAATCTAAATCTCTCGATACGAATTAAACCAATATAATACTTCCACGCAATATTCCACAAACCAATGATACAGAGCGGGCTGGTCCGGTTTCCAGGTCCCAATGCACTTCCAATGAAGCTGTGTTCGTTCGTATCGATATGGCTGACAGAAGAGTGTCATTACAAACGGATATcagaatttttcactgaGAACCAAAAATTCgatctattttttttgttcaaagagtcgATGGCACCAACGATGACACATTTGAAAACAAGCTCCAGAACACCAGGATAATCGGCTACAATTCCAAATGAGTACTGTGGATGAATTGACGGAACagtttgctgctgtgggaTTTGACGAACCCAAAGTCAAAGAAATTGTTAAAAACAAGAAGGTTGCCGCTTCTTTATCTCAGCTGCTTCTTGAGGCTTCCGCTGACACTGAGTGGGATAAGAGTAACAGAGCACTATTGCATAATCTTGCCACTTTGATTAAGGGTTCAGACCTGCCACATCATGAATGGATTGTTGAAGGGATTGTTTCTGGAGATTTGAAAACTAACTTGCAGATTGATTCTGCattcaaatatttgaaatcGGCTGGTGACAATGCGACAAAGGAATCCCTGAAATCCGAATCCGGTGTTGGTGTCACCGTTACTGAAGATCAGGTAAGAAActctgttgctgtttatTTACAAGACAACAAGGATACGATTATGACCGAAAGGTACAAGATAGTTCCTAAATTGTTTGCCTCCATTAAAAACTTACCTGAGCTGAAGTGGGCTGAACCTCGTTATTTCAAACCAATTATCGACCAAGAGGTTTTGAAAATGTTGGGCCCCAAGGATGAAAGAGATACGGTTAAACCAAAGAAGGCAAAGCAAACCAAGAATCAACAAGACGGCAAGGGCAAGAAAGCTCAAGCCGAAACTGCTAAACCTACCAGAAGCATGTTCAGTGAAGGCTTCTTGGGGGACCTTCACAAGGTTGGCGAAAACCCACAAGCTTACCCTGAGTTGATGGTCGAACATTTGAAAGCCACCGCAGGGAAAGTCCACACTAGATTCCCACCTGAGCCAAACGGGTATTTGCATATTGGTCATTCGAAGGCGATTATGGTAAACTTCGGGTATGCCAAGTACCACGACGGTGTTTGCTACCTAAGATTTGATGACACCAACCCAGAAGCAGAAGCCCCTGAATACTTTGAATCCATTAAAAGAATGGTTTCTTGGCTTGGGTTTGAACCTTGGAAAATTACATACTCCAGTGATTACTTCGACAAATTGTATGAGTTGGCTAAAGTGTTGATCAAAAACGGAAAGGGGTACATCTGCCACTGTACTGCAGAAGAGATTAGACGTGGCCGTGGTATCAAAGAGGATGGGCAACCGGGTGGTGAAAGATTCGGTTGTAAGCATCGCGAAAACTCTATTGAAAAGAACTTGGAAGAATTCGAAAACATGAAAGagggaaaatatcaacCAGGTGAAGCGACTTTGAGAATGAAACAAGATTTCTCTTCCCCAAGCCCTCAAATGTGGGATTTGATTGCCTACAGAGTGTTGAATGCGCCACATCCTAGAACTGGCTCCAAGTGGAAGATTTATCCAACGTATGACTTCACCCACTGTCTAGTCGATTCCTTTGAGAACATTACACACTCTCTGTGCACCACTGAATTCTACTTGTCTCGTGAAAGTTATGAGTGGCTATGTGACCAAGTCCATGTCTTCAGGCCCGCTCAAAGAGAGTATGGTCGTTTGAACATTACCGGTACCATATTATCCAAGCGTAAGATCGCAAAATTAgtcgaagaaaaaattgtacGCGGCTGGGATGATCCAAGGCTGTACACCCTAGAGGCTATCCGGAGACGTGGTGTTCCTCCAGGTGCTATTTTGTCCTTCATCAACACTCTAGGTGTTACGACAAGTGTAACAAATATTCAAGCTGTCAGATTCGAAAGTGCCATCAGAAAGTACTTGGAAGAAACCACCCCAAGACTGATGTTTGTTTTGGATCCAATCGAAGTAGTGGTTGATAACTTACCAGAAGACCATGAGGAACTAGTGGAGGTCCCTTACAAAGCTGGGTCCGCAGAATTTGGCTCTCGTACCCTACCATTCACCAACAGATTCTACATCGACCGTTCCGATTTCTCTGAAACCGTTGATGACAAGGAATTCTTCAGATTAACTCCATCCCAATCAGTAGGTTTGGTGAAAGTCCCACGTACCGTTACGTTTGTAAGTGTTGAAAAGGACGCCAACGGCCACATTACCAGACTGCATGTGAACTACGATTccgaaaagaagaagccaAAGACCTACATTCAATGGGTGCCAGTATCAGCCAAGTACAACTCACCAGTGCGCATTGAAGAAACTCGTGTTTACAAccaattgttcaattccgAGAATCCCTCTGCTGTCGCCGGTggtttcttgaaggacatAAACCCTGAGAGTGAAGTTTGCCACAAGGGatctgttgttgaacacaACTTTCATTCAGTAATGGAAAACAAATTAGAAGTACCACATACTGGTGAATTTTATGTGAAGGAGGATCCAAACGGTAAGGAAACACATAGATTCCAGGGGATGCGCGTTGGGTATTTCACTCTGGACAAAGAATCAACGGCCGATAAGATTATCTTGAATGAAATTGTCGGACTAAAAGATGGTGGCTCCAAATAAGCATCTCCCCTTTAATATATgatgtatgtatgtatgtataaGATACGTGCATCCAAGTCGCCATTTTTTCCTCCATGAGATGGAAGCGCTTCATGTGCTGAGTAAAGTGTCAAACTCAGTGTCAATGTATGATCCGTTTCTCAGTAACGTTTTGACGAGGGAAGGAAGAACCTCCACCTGCATTGGTTCCAATGGGAATTTCTCTCCGTCAACAGATATCAATCCTTCTTCGATATGGGGTACCAGTCTAAACGCAGACACTTTTGAATGTAGCACTTCCGGTTGCATGACGTGTGTCCCATCATCTAGGGACAGTAAGATAGGTGTCATTCGTCTTACTGATGTAGTTGAGTTCATTATGACAAGATCAATAGCGCCATCTGCAGGTAGTGCCGCGGGGAAAAATTTCGTCTTGTCCGCAATGTACGGCATTTTACCTGTGTAGAATATTGACAAATTGTCTGTTATGTCAGAACTGAGACGTTCCCATTCTTCAGGGATAGGATCCGATAATGAATACTTCAAATTGAAGTCTTCTGACGAGATTACACTTTCCTGTGCGGGTGTTGGGGGTGTGgataatgatgatgatgaggcACTCTGCAAATGTTCGTTAAGTGGGTTGCTCTGGGAAAGTGATGcggaggacgacgacgcggGTGGGGAATCGAATATAAGTTCTGCTGTTTTTTTATGAAGCAGGTAATGTACTTTCATGTCatgttttgttttcgcTGCATACTTCACGTACACGTCGCATGCGTAAGTTTTCCCCTGTAAAAGGTTGAATGCGACACCGATGTTGAATCTGATTGGGCCCATCCATCTGATAAACTCTGTGTTTATGTCCGATTCCGCTATTATACCGTATGTTTGCGACAGAAACGACAAGCGGGGTTGGTCGCTGTATGATGGTTGTTGACAGCACATGACGTCTATGCGGGACTCCTGTGATTTCAGCAAGCACAATGCCGCATACGACGTATTCATCGTCCAGTGGCAGGAGATGCTCATTGCGTTGCCGGACCCGCAGGGCAGCTGAGTCACGACAATTTTATTGAAGGCCGCTACACGGTCTATTCGGCGGTATAGTCCGTTTAGCACCTCGTAGGGGATCCCATCGCCTGACGCGCAGACGATCGTGTCGTATTTGTCGATATCCAGGGACTCTGCAATCTCTACGGCATGTCTTGATCTTTCCGTGTACGCGATGTCGTAATCCGACCCACTTGCGTCTAATATTGGCGCAGCCCTTTGAAAGAACAGGTTCTTGGCCTGGCCTTTACCACCGAATGGGTTTATAATGACCAGCATTTTCTTATTCCTTCGAGCGTTCTTATAGCTTCTCTTCAGGATTACCTCCGCAAGGTCCGACGAAGCAGGCGATAGGGGGACGTAGTCTATATTGAGCCTGACAGTCCGTGGCacaacatttttttccaaaggTAGCACAAACACGAGGTCGATCACATAGTCCATGGCGTCGTTCTCTAAGTCCATTGACAAACCGTCATCATCATTCGCTAAAAGCGCAGTACTTATAGTAGTATCCTGTTTCGATTTCTTTGTGGTTTGAGTTGCCCCCAAGGAACGCACATTGTGCGCATTTATTATCCTCCCGTAAGGAATCACGGTATTCATTGGTAAGATACCGCGGCCATTTGAATCGAAGTTGGTCGAATCGCTAAGACAAGTCAAACAGAACATTGACTCGCCTGCCCCACGTTCGTGAGTACCATCATCGCACCCCTTGTCATCCGGACCCGCATCCGGGTCACGCAGCGCATTCGAATGGAAGGACAGAGGGTTGGCATTCTGCGATTTGATCAAAACACCATCGTCCGTAAGAATAGCCCGTGGCAGTGGTTTAAGTCTGAACCTACTCATACTAGCAAATGAGCGTttggtgttgttgctgttgtttttAACTTGAGGGGGGAGTGTCAATGCTCTTCGGTACCAGAAGTATCCAATCAACAGAGAGATGCTTACGATCTTGAGGAGTAGAACCCTCGAGACGGGAAGCACAAAAAGTTGTCACTTCTTAACGTAATATTTCATTCTTACTTAATGCTCTATttctcgtttctttttgcgGAACCGCACGACAGTTGTTTCCCGGTTGGGACGTTCCGTTTCCGCTTTGGGCGATGCCCGTTTTGGCGGTGTGCCGTGGAACGCGGGACCCTGGCGGTCCGGTCCGGGTCCCTGGATAGTTTGCTCACTGTTGGATGGGTGGTTGGGGCAGTAAGAAAGTTACACTTGCGACAGACAAGCATAGCGTTTATTTGACTTGGTTTCACTTTCGAAGTTGTAAAtcaaagaaaataaaatagtGTCGGAGTGGAGACTTTCCCAATATTCCGGAGATATTTCCACTAAAAGAACACAGAGCTTGCCGTTATTTTGAGTGTCTGGGGACTGCTGTACAACAACAGTGGACTTTATCACGTTCtagtcttttttttctgtgttttttgtgtcacaaaaaaCGGTAAATAATAAAATTGAACCTCGTATTGTTTGACGCATACTATGTATAACGATTTTGATAAGTAGTCACCATGGGCCCTGGATCCAGAATTTGGTTTAGGGGCGGGTGGTTCTTTTGTTAATATTCCTACACAAAAATGGGAAAAGGTACCGTACGCTTCTGGTAAAATAATTTGTATTTATTGGTGCTCCATTCCaactctttcttctttcagCTTTTGTACCACTTTTATAACGTTCTAACCGTTCTTTCTTATTCTTTAGAACCTTTTCCCCTTCATTTTACTAGTATCAAAAGACTTTATCATAGCTAATCATAGGCGAGCCGCCAGTCAACACACACAAAAAAGTTATTGGCCAAAAGAAAGATCTTCGTTAGTATCAATTTCAGTCGCTTTATCAAAGAacacaaaaagaagaagcactTCTTTATCACTCGCTactcaacaaaaaagaaccaTGTCGCTAAGAACACCTCCTCACTCAGGTAGTCAATCTCCAAGCACAGGCAGAAAAAGTCGTGCTTTGTCTCTTGATCAGTTGGTGAACAAGGACAATACACCAGGATACACGCCAAATCCAAGACTGGTTCCAATTAGTGAGGAAGCTAAGAATTATCCAGGTGAAGTAACCTTACCTAGTATTAGGAAATTATTTGGGAAGTTTTTGGGCGATGATGCCCCCATCCGTCCTCAAACTGTTCGGTCAACGCCAACATATTATTATTGTCCATATAATCCATTTAGTGAAGGCTCCGCCACTGAAAGACACAATGTTCCACAACTTCAATTGCCAACTAAGACAAACTGGAAACACAAAAATTTTCGCCCTTTCCAACTTTCGGTCGGTTCATTAAAGCCAGCTGAAACGTTGtcaccttcttcaaaaagggaaaaagTGACCAAAAACCGCAAAACCTACCGCAACCCACATCCAATGGACGGGAGACCATGTACCCACTGTAATTCATTGGAGAAGACCCCGGAGTGGCGTTCGGGTCCCTACGGACGCAAGCACAAAATTTGCAATGCCTGTGGTTTATTTTACCTTAAGTTGAAGGCAAAATTTGGTGAGAGAGCCGCCAATTTATTGATGCACTATCGTAAAACCCATGAGGtcaaaaacagaaaagTCCCATCTGTAATTGATATCCCTCATGAGTTTATTGTGCAGTTGAATTTGGCTGTGGagaatgttgaaaaaaatgaggaaatCAATGAGCGTATTGGAACTTCCACCTCAGCCTAAATAGCCTGTCCAAATAGTCATGACGAAGCTTTCGTCATGCACTAGTTTTTTATTTAGTTTAAGTATTTTTTAAGTAGTTATTAATATTGTTCTGGTTTTGGAAGTAAGAAATTCAGGTTATTTTGACAGCACTACACGCAGgacatatatatatatatatttagTGCAGGGGTATATGTTTTAGAACACTTTGAATAAGTGGAGGGTGATTAGGGGAATGCTGcctttttttatattttctCTTCTACCAAAGCTGCTCTACAGGTAATTAAAAAATGGCGTGTCAATAGCATCAGGTGAGTTTCGAACAGCAATAAACGTAAGAAATGGAAGTTTCTGTGGTCTGTGGTGTGTTGCATAAAATTTGTTCCCGGAAAGTGCCGTTTTCAATACCCCATTGTTTAGGGGCTGTCGTACGTTGCTCTTTCTTCGCAACAACTGACATGGAATCAAATTTAACAATAATTTCGCTACTAAAACATCAATACCCCAAATTTTTCTGGATTTCAAAGGGAGGAAGATTCAAGACCCGCTCTACTGTTTTCTAACCTCTCACTTCCACTCTTCCCGTCACTCTGTCGCTGTCCAACTGCTCAGTGACCGCTGTCTCGTCCAATCACGTGACCGCAAAGGCGTTCCTCATCGCCGTTAAAgaattcaaaaacaaaataaacaaacaTTCTAGATCGTGAATTGGCGATTTTGAGGTAACGGGACTTGGTAACCGCCAGTTACCAGGAGTCTCAAGACGGTGTGCGATGGATACCACTGGTCTCGGGAACGACCCGGGCGGAGAAATTGGCAGTGCGAGTGCTATGGAAAAGGACGACATCAATATCACGGTCGCGGTGAGGTGCAGGGGCCGCAATAAGAGGGAGATTGAGGCGAAGAGCCCCATAGTGGTGACAGTCCCGGATGTCACTACGACACCAGAGGTATCGATAAATACGAGTGGCGGGTCCGGTATTGAGGCGCAACTGCAAGCGAAAACTTACACCGTTGATAAAGTTTACGGGCCAGACTCCTCGCAGAAATTGGTGTTTGAAGATTGCGCTGAACCACTGTTTCACGACTTTATGAGAGGGTATAACTGTACCATGTTAGTGTACGGTATGACGTCCACTGGGAAAACTTATACAATGACTGGTGATGTGGAGATGGGAGCAGAGGGCGATGTCAATGGACAAGCCGGTATCGCGCCCAGGATACTGGTGAAACTATTCGAATGCCTTCAGGACGATTACGTGGTTAAATGTTCGTTTGTGGAATTGTACAATGAGGACCTAAGAGATTTATTGTCGGAGGGTCAGGATGATTTCTCGAACGGGACGGAAAACAGCAGTAA encodes:
- the SEY1 gene encoding dynamin-like GTPase SEY1 (similar to Saccharomyces cerevisiae SEY1 (YOR165W); ancestral locus Anc_6.56), translated to MGAAGEPHAMQLIDEQKRFARNEVVSYFDEVRKLRDAADRGVDEPYHIVSVFGSQSSGKSTLLNVLFHTAFDTMDAQLKRQQTTRGIWLAHTNRVTTTADGDDEATSGTRCPDIFVLDVEGSDGSERGEDQDFERKAALFALAVSEVLIVNIWEQQIGLYQGNNMALLKTVFEVNLSLFGTSQRKNKVLLLFVIRDHVGITPLESLSESLTKELKKVWSTLNKPTDCQDISLYDFFDLQFVGLAHKFLQQEKFTKDVQELGDQFVAPNGIFKPQYHQQLPMDGWCMYADSCWEQIENNKDLDLPTQQILVARFKTNEILNECLEQHFQTFNERIETKKMDKLALIDALRETKSSCLEDYDKLASHYNKKVYLENKEVLDDKIGDNFVPVIDGFMEQLGIKLLNNLTVSAKDPLREGSFIDRLTELQSGILEEYSITLSDFQSCNLLRSTEEGNERFKEFVELTVQDIKQQEIKYILKKIKKNLSFQIKDDTIALLSNPTESVWDHVMQKFNANIDVNLVKYRKDASEDSVGYDFQVGLTSEENDITYQQIRFFAWSILSNVVHDYLKPDTIVSILRDRFENKFRYDDNDSPIMWKNEAQIDESFRIAKEHALEVFNVLCIAKDSNNVEIVPDVDLAEGEDKYDVDSGVYHMERFAHLLNESEKEKVLKQFRRQINVSVIDSKRSIITATTHIPIWIYGLIVVLGWNEFMYVLRNPLYVSLLLMGFVGFFFLNKFGLWTPVLNVVQTAVGESRATIKSKLKEFVMEDDDIKKPVIQEPITPEDSMDEKSEKAMDSE
- the SWT1 gene encoding mRNA-processing endoribonuclease (similar to Saccharomyces cerevisiae YOR166C; ancestral locus Anc_6.54), with the protein product MVLQSIHSGRSNARSNRQASMEPSATQLHALKQITKSDHKYSLADLDRIIMHDGEDGSEPNMKQHNKTRARRRKIQDEQRNDSDTAKRDTLYNVQNNSSEHIEVGSGSKQPNLFGKNEEGQEDVHRKDMDDEMEIESVSNYLSDQRTHPIENKYSRLRLNETDNISMDPKRLQTAFILDSNFIISHLQTLEGLKQLSEQYHHIIVIPRTVIKELDGLKTSNNAEISKLARAGNDWIYKNLANLHSGIIGQKLKQRINPAATKDDSILDCCLYFKEIIGCFTILLSNDKNLCLKALTEEVLTVSYRKGMTSELIAQRAYQENMLKFGDGSGTNIDNIGGSKGDQVLERTKENLLDNVHEEGAGIFEQIEKLAVAAVNKCMIESYGNDLALIGFDPNNLSSLHDCVTCICEYWISVFSGYLNNSSLNHMDQWKGLPDVLLRPPETLQDLDNLISFWKEALEYIFLCSEEFEHEQLQRLFHEWDQFI